From the Lathyrus oleraceus cultivar Zhongwan6 chromosome 3, CAAS_Psat_ZW6_1.0, whole genome shotgun sequence genome, the window tttcacagtcggtaaactttttgcttaggtaaattgcatgctcttttcgacaagactcgtcatgctgccccagtacacacctcatagacccctcgagggctctcaagtaccagattaacaattgttccttccacaggaggcgtcagaatcagaggttcctgccacttttcttttattctttccatgcccctgggcaatcattatttcacctgaccgtttgatcttttttcttgaatgggttcccacatggctgttaggtgagatgtgaaccatgacatgtagttcaatctacctaggagaccacgaacctctcttttcattctcggttcaggcatttcttattttatttttttatttatttttttttatttttttagcaggatgaacctcgattcctcccttacaacGAACCCCacagcttaccggatcgcactctggTAGTGCACTTActttgaattcaacctcagtttgaattgtctcaaccagtcaACCGACTTGCCCCGGTCAGCCAGATCTGacagatgcccctcttctgtctgggactttgctatcatgtcatagcatagcattcgatttcatgatgaatcatatcatgaaacaaagtcaacatggctctctgatacaggcactggcgttctgcttctctagaggacagtctgctccccatggtagcttgtgcacaacgacatcggtatccgaccctgacgtatcctgacacgaccaggcaAAGGTATCCACCTGTTccttcaacaggactaccattctactctcgacttgcctctgcagcggccccaatttttgcttcctttctgacctcggcggtatacaggttaacaatctcaatccgctcttcatgcggctgaatcaccttctcctcttgttttaacaacctggctaactcccctggcagttcacaatcttcttcgtcttcttcttcagcaagataaaccggtttgtcgaagtcatatgagggtgtaacaagattgtcatcaatgagatccggagaagaatcgcatctgcatgaatgttgattcatgcattgcttagaaccggtgtgagaaattgaaaaagaaaaataaaaacattgccattttatttgtttttattttttaaactgcaaaaataaatgaaaaacagggaacaccgcttttaattgaaaaacatccttttattcatgatgcgaatttgcaaatttaaacatgaggtggcccttacaatgaaccattacgtgtcgggcaacacatatggctttcatgcatataaaatgaaaacaagaaaaatattactcttcaaggagagtgacccggatgatctcttcggccttccagttctggatttccatccctggtgtgcacggctttatccactggtcaatgtcgcagtcactatcagtatcttcacccatcacgcagatgtgatccggatccagcattccggcgctcGTGAAAGTTaccgacgtacgacgtcctcttccttgcCCTGATGAGCCTCTGCCAGGCTGATATCCAACTCCAAATTTATCCTTCTTCTCAGGAacctccatcattctgccccaaccaggagcctctccacttttaaccacctcagcagcctgcttgtatgaagcaatggacggtttttcttcttcttgctttgcaaacagagcattctccaccttaacggtttcgaaagccTGACTGGGTGTCTCCCAgatctcaccatccatctccacatatttaaACGAGGATAGGTGGCTGACAAATATGTCCTCTTCTCCACAAACAGTGACAACTTGACCTTCCCAAATAtatttcagtttctggtgcaaagtcgaagtaactgctcccgcagcatgaatccatgggcgacccaacaggcaactgtatgccggctgaatgtccatgacatagaaagtcgacttgaacacctcaggtccaatcttcactggcagctctacttccccgaacacagcccttttcgacccatcaaaagcccgcacaatcaaatccgtcggggtcaaaatcagcccatcacagttcagctttgccaaggccttcttcggcaacacattcaaagaggagccggtatcaaccagcacatgcgaaagcacggctcctttgcattccatagcaatgtgtaatgccctattgtGGTTCCTCCCATCCACTGTCAAGTCCATATCCGTGAAGCCCAGCCCATGACTGGCATGCACATTGGACACCACAGTTTCCAATTGGTTTATAGTaatctcctgaggaacataagctttcttcagaattttcaacaaagcttccctatgcccctcagagctcaacagcaatgacaaaatggatattttggaaggagtctgtTGCAGATGATCCACCAATTTGTACTCTGACTTTTTGATAATTCTCAAaaattcttcagcatcatcatcaaatttttcatccgaccccgcaggcgtcggtgtcaccactggagtactTCCACCCACCACAGCTtttcctttcgccctggctaaagcctcggccttttcttttttatctttttcttcttctcctctccttaacgcatcaggagcaaacaacctcccactgcgagtgaaaccgctgggaccggcattatccacctttagcacggtggtttcacttgcagattgctcttctatcttctccccattacagtacacttccccaccataatgccaaggcacggcatcatctttgtcgtagggaattggcccaggtaccgtgatggtaactggagcctcttCAACAAGGTtcgacaaatccaccgggtcaaagtaaatcgttatggtggagacctcctctTTTTCCGAACCAGCCTTCTCAATACAACACTCCCATCGTCCATTAGACCCTGAACAgtcttcctcagaagctcacacCCGTTAACAGAgatagtgcactcagcacactcatGACCGCAGCCCGGATAGACCCCTTTTTTCAACAACAGCCctttgacctcagccaacggagtcttcaactggcCAATAGACAACAACCCAACTCGATTCTCGTCAAAGATcgcattcacccccctttgaccatgcgcgagcatgggatttgcatttacattgggagatggtgcgaagttgattgcctttgaatccaccaggtcttgaactgtgtgcttaaaagctttacagttctcaatgttatgcccaggcgcacctgagtggaattcacaccttgcattctcgtcatagctggctggcctttgatcaggtctcaaaggtgccaggGTCCTCGTCTGCACAAGCCCCAAATCTGTCAATTTCTTAAACAGGAAGGAataggtcaccggaggcctatcaaattgtCTGTCCACTGCCCTGCCCCTcatctgataaccagccctttgaggcctctgctgaaagggttgtctctgttgctgttgctgctgttgttgcaATTGTGCAGgctgagactcagcaggaatggttaccgcagcagtgtgctggaagtaacggtccctactaGGTCCTCGTTGTGAGTACACAGCACTGGTATCCCCTTCTTTCTTCCTCTGCCCACCATTACCGAATGGTTTCTTCGAACCAGAAGACGAAGCAGAAGCAGTACCCTGAATCTTTCCCAATTTCAGCCAACTCTCTattctctcccctgccaccacgatatctgaaaagttggtcaccggacacccaaccattctctcagcaaagGCCCCTTGCAGGGTTCCCATAAAGAGATCTGACATCTCACGATCAaccagaggaggttgcactcttgcagccagttctctccaccgctgagcatactccttaaatccttcattatgcttctgagacataccctgcagctgggtgcgactcggagccatgtcagcgttaaACTGATACTGTTTGAAGAAcgcatccccaagatcctgccagttcttAATGTCCGAGGatttcaacttggtataccattccagggaacctccggacaggctgtcctggaaaaagtacatccacagcttctggtcCATGGTATATGCAGATATCTTGCGGACGaaggcttgaaggtgagtctctgggcaagaactcccgTTGTATCTGTCGAATgtgggcgccttgaacttctgtgggatcacaatcccctcaaccagccccatattagacatgttcaccaccccaggagtggcatagctctcaaGCACCTTTATCTTTTCAGCCAACAACTGAATTTCCTTGTTCTGAGGTGGAGCACTGTAGGGAACAAACGGTTCATTCTGCATCGAGAATtggtcagcctccctgtcttcctcctGGTCTTCATCAAACCCATAAAACGAAGGCACAAAATTGTCTTTCTGATTCTGCCCCGGCCCAAGTTGACCAGCAGCACCACCCaaaccaccagcattattcacaACACCAACAGTTGTTCTCTTTCCACCATCTCGAGacccctgcccctggttggagactccatccaggttaaccccgcTGTTTGttgcagaagcccgctcgagcttttcaactttgtctgccagagccttctgaccaactgcaaagccttgcatgatgttgatcagctcgttcattttatccttcagctcgaggatgtctgcactaggaagctccatgagtctgggagtattgcgtctggtataatatctgtgagggcgtgttgagtgcaaaggtacagttctgcgagcgcgagcaatgattcctgaaacaatcaagcacattagcaacagatacctgcaaaataaaacacaggttattatgatcaatgcatgaatgcagtgtctatccatatgaaggacactttgtctctcgaccctggtatcattgagacaaataataatccggcatccatattctgatattcagcatttgattttatcgtgcagatcggagatatgtgatttagcatgatacccccaaccatgtgtgtgcttgtgtgagtgcatacggtaaagcaaataaagcttgaaaaccaatcactgaatgaaaaatcacCATTACATAACaaaaagtgcacaataagtgccatagtcatacatcgattcagataaaatcaaatacaatcctccagagtcatgaaagaaatacaagcaagtagattccgtcaacaagcctgacggtaatccacacaaatgaaagatctagccggatgagggtcccacagatggccctatctcgtcttccatcttcgcgaactctacggcgaacctgagctcggtgttctcctgctgcaatctcctaacttctttctgatgaatcttcatctgcctgaagtagtgatctctctcaaCCCTGTAGTGATCCCTCTCCGCGATGatcttcagcttctctgattcCTTGACCTGCAGCTTTGCCTCCCATTCAGCAATGAGGACTCGGACTCGGTCATCCCTCTGATCTTTCACCAAGATTTtccttctcttctcatcttcaatgacttttgaagctctagccaatctctccttagtgatgtcgtgctcctttgcTGAAGATGCCAAGGCCTGACTAATCTTCCCATAataggctgtatccatctcaaagcgctttgcttccagagcatgccgcttgtcttgatcttccatcttcactttgatctcctggttagctgtctgaaaccgagcaacactcctctccaattcagctttctctgcaagtaacCGCTCTCTGGCCCTCTTCgtctcgaggaattcttccatactgacagaagaacttggaccctcaatccGAAGACACacaggatcacctccaggaaatggtagatgtgtaacctcaatcctcttccgcaaccaatcttcgaatagtggaaaataccggcagttgactttgccaaacggaaccttacccttcctctgaatgttgcgccatgccccagacacttgcatcagcttggcctgattgccctccacaggaaaataaaaggactcctgagtctcacactcaaggggaggaacctccatagcgaaccccatctgtctcctaagaagcgtcgggttgtaattaatgcaaccctgaactcctataagaggcacattgggaaaagccccacagctatatataaaatcccgtccagccaaaccattatgagtccacGCTATATCGTCAGCCtgcaaacccatcaacctgaaggaccacttgacagaaggatcaagatgagcaaaagcacctcgggaaggcaaataccccataaaccacctgaagagtaactgagcacagcaccggatcaaaccaccacgccgcttctcattcctgttatgaaccgagtaataaacatctccgatcagagtaggaatagggtttctctgcatgaacaatctgatggcattatggtccacaaagctcttctgattaggaaacaggataACCCCATAAATGCTcgcagcaatcaaagcacaaaccgtcttccaatcACCCACAGCAGCgtgttccttggccttagcttccaagaaactcaagtgaaaacccggtaattttcctttctccttcaaaccctccttgactatttccggactcaaataaagagcacgggaaatcccaaggacgtcaggctctctcctaatagcacagaaaggaatctgatcgcggatctgaacacccaggatgctagcataatcctccatcagaggtcccaacaaatagtccggaaatacaaagcatctcagccccgggtcatagaactggagaagagtatgaatggcgcttctgtcactgtcagtgagtctgaaaaccatcttcaggatactaccgtatgactccctgaacatccccacatggtcaggtgtaatcaatgcaatcatatctctcaactcatcaatctctgggttgaagaaactgtagacaacatcatgcttcaaaccggcTCTCATCTCtagcagaaagtctctcaaccaggatcccaatcaaaaatgtccctgcatatggataaacatgtgttagatgcaggtaaatgcaaaatgtaatgatgctgatgaatgaatgcaatgcattgccatcctccaagtcatctgatcatcttTTGTCCTGAACCACAGCTCGGacctctgaactgatcacaaccatctgaaggcgaaaatgtaaccacaaatccaactcaagggttccgaaataaacggaagacagatacatcatcatcatcatcacctgacaatctctgagcagatacccactGAATCTCTtaatcggcccggggaatcctgaaataaacggatccccactgataaataccacggacagcattccggcgtctcggcaataaatgaccataaatccgactgataaatatgactctgatccacggaacaattagtcaccatctgatcatacatctgaacatgcatctgaaagaatcaccctcccctcacaggtaaattctaatcaggtcatcctaaggcggataatagtctcgacaatcgggcgtagatactcaatgggtttgccctttcgggtgtgccattgtagctcccttaagatcgtctaaaccaaagatccgggaaatgatcggtcaccagagtcactagttcagatgaagtaactcaaccaaagtggagtaccccacagaggcaagcactatcaaatgaacctcgtctggcttgtggtatgtcacgttgcaacaatatgctgataaagcaaatgaggaacgcgagaccacactaatcctaggtgtatactcgggcctgggttttagccccactcagaacacccaccccaaacagaggaaccacctgcacagaggacggcaacaacatgatagtatgatgcatgcaagtatttatgcaaatatatacacaggttagaataataaatgcaataaatacagcaaaacaagcaacctaaactatcctagaacgctaggaaggactcgcttagggaagatggaccaacacaggtcaacatctatgaagtccccagcagagtcgccagctgtcgcatccgcgaaaaaacaaccggcgggactcaaataaaaacacaacacagagccgccactgcgcgttatttatcccaagaaagggaaaggaaacgctcagagaaacctggaaaggaaatggtcttgcgaccaaagagaaagggtaagggagtcggttacgcaaggggaaggtattagcacccctcacgtccgtcgtactcgacgggatccacgttctaagaaaagaaaaggttgctaaacatcacacacacagggaacgcaggtggggttaagagaagggagctcgataggacatcgcatcctatgcctacatatctcgtctggaacgagaatcagagccactgtagttcggcttacgcacgccaaacaacgcaaaacacacaaacagatggcaaacatggagcccaacaaccacttgatggatttacgtcggcatccgaaccaaaacacactcaaaacggcaaacgtggagcccgacagccaatcactggacttacgtcggcatccgaaccaaacacacaatcagataacaggcgaacacacacaaaaagaaaaaggttgcccggagcggtctcgcacgaccacctgcctacatacctcgtctggaacgaggatcagggcgatgtagttccccctcaagggaaagaaaatctagccagaaaccaagggaagacacactaccagggagctggactcgagcctagtgttgtcatgcatcgttaccctacgttcaggtttctacctacttgcacaaatgcaagctaatcctatccaggaaagaagcaagcatacaagcatacaagcaattcaagcatttcaaataaacatgtcaaacaaatattcacatagcacccactatagccaatcaagagggctcacacaatgggtttaactgccgaagcaagtcatctgtacatgtgtagtattcgctcttaaccttgccattacgaggctaaggtgaagcagatgaaaaggtgaagtgaggatgagacctcacagctcttatccctgaccagggagagcttcagacaaaggagcgtggatccagaatggagggacccttctacgctcaaagactctgactcgattgtgcaacagcacgagatcttgggtttgtgccccaatgcgtcaacacacagccgtgtgagcagagggatgactcacagaatagtgggggatagattgcatatcccttggcttccaccaattgcctcgaTTAAGGACttttacctgcttaggcacaatattaaacaatcacaaacatcgcctcttaaggaggacttcagacagtttgcccggccaaataacaggccgggtctccagactacatgaagaatagaagtcctacctcaagtggtttaaaaaccaagcagcagcaagcaagttcttaaagaactgtaagcgactaaatgtacctgaaatcaatcaagtatcatcagtactcagacagacaacaataaacagcaaatgttaatcagtcagactatacaatcaagcaacacaaaggcaagctataagctcaagctcaagcttcacaacctacaaaacaaagttgtGTTAGTTCTCCATATCAAACAGACTCAATTTTATTAACTTGGCTCAATCCCTTTATGCATggtgcttttcatcctgaaaaattAAGCAAATGTGAGAcacaagaccactaggccaagcctagggtccaaaagtgagaaaaaattctaaacagcaaacaattctcaaccaaaatcaaattaatgcAATTCAAAAGCCATAGCACTTAATCCCATACTCATATCActcatcatattcatttcatgaccaaaacatgtCAACTTATGTCAAACACAACACCAAAAACACAAACAGAATGACTTTaaccaaatccatatcaaaacaattccaaaaatcctcaaataatttacacctaaacaggacatattcaaggtacagcatgtcaattttcagctcaattggacaaaaggaactatgtcaatgaaaatcaagaaaaacagacacaaatatatgagccaaaccatagcatcaacacatgcattcacttcaaaaaatcataagtcaatgaaaacaattaagaaatgaatgagaccaaaacagggatgtcctacaatgtgtctacaaccatcataccaaatttcatgttcatctaaaaccatatgagcatttcacacaagatattcaaacatgtatcacatgaacttgcataattgaccaacagagatgaaaaatatcaatcaaattgaaaatgccacataaaaatccagaaaaattcacatagcatctcaacatatcaatgatcatacATGCAAAATCTCAATCCATTCTAACAAGCATAGGCTAggcaaataaattcatgaagttaacctagctaggtgtgacacaaattgtcacacctaagttcaaaaattcacatctcaCACCACAGGCATCaaaaattcacaaactttatatgtaaatcaccagcaacatgtctacaatcaccacaaaaaatttcagacatttcttttaaggcatgagaatttcacatcaaaaatggcaaaatgtgcacaaatataccacaagtcaaacaaccctaggtcaaaccaatttttcaccaagcacaatttctaaaattatgtccataaaattctagagagaaaatgggaactatagaaaaaaacctcatatttttctgatcaaccaatatttttttatgaatttttaatgtttgtgtgattttttaataattatttgaattattataattaattaaagGATCCGATGGCAGTTTTGTAATTCCTCTAAGCCAGGCGCGGTAAACCTCCAATTTGAAAAATCAAATGAGAAAACGGATCAAACActattttttccagaaaatcttTCTCTTCTACACGCGTTTGTCCAGAAACTCCAAGAACACAAGAACATCAAACCCTAACCAAAATCTACAAACTCATACTCGTTGGAACGGTCTAATCACGTGGAATACGAATATCATCATGATTTCGTCTAAATGTTTCTAAATCTCACGAATCGAACAACTTAGGGTTTCACATCCTAACTTTGAATCAACATAACTCGAGCTAGGTTTCACCATTCCTAAAACTAATCATATCATTGAACTCTACATGACACGTTCTACAAAACGCACATAAGCATTCATAAAATCGTGACATTCGAAAATTCACCTTACTTCGAAGGCAGTGCTGAATTCGGAGGTACTTGCGCGTTTAGTTCCAAAACAGATGCAGCAAGAGCTTCAAGATGTCGACTGGAATGCTCAGGTTCGGTTGAAGTGGCTTCTAGAAGAAGaaatcttgattcaccattgatggaCCTTCCTTGAACAGTTGCGAATGGAGATGAATTTGAGCTTGCCTTGCCAAAACAGTTCAAGAAGAAGTTGAATGAAGATCAAACCAAAAAGAATTTCCGagtttgatgaagaattggaagagattttgtgatttttgctttttgtgttcttgaggaattttgatgaatttggagaatttgattgtgattttggggaattgtgaaaatctgttagagtttgttatgattaagcttaAGTACCTCCAATTAATCAAGCTCCTTAATCATCTTAATTAACATAATGCAATGtttagcaaaatgtcattttccaaactaagggcaaaatggtaacttcacatgccagctcattgacagctcattgacagctcacacactctcaaaatgacatgtgtgagctgttgcaacttgtctcatgttgattggatacatattttgcaatttcactaggtgatggcactttgttcatttttttcaagttcatttcaaaagtcaattctcaaaccacaaggccttggcatgttatgagcattccaacaattttcaaatgtcatttgtgaagtgttgcaaaaatccccattccaaaattctcattatttttcaagttggacaattttgcccctggacttttaactgtacagttgaaacttgaccttttgcattgaccatttttgatgaaatccaattatgcatcatgaaagtacatgtcaaatggagtttgtgcataaaaagatcactcaatttggacactccatgtggaagttatgcccctctgattatgggtcatttttgaaattgactggaccataacttgccaaccatacatgggattttcaagttcttggactttttggaaaggtgagaccaagatctacaactttcatgttgaacaaattttcatttggagcttccttggacatgtaattttgaggtcaaaaactttccatttttggaaacttccattacaagtcactttctatttttggcaatttttgttttgactttattttctccattcttgagctttgacatgtcaaataacacttgttccaacatgaatgaagtgtatccaactcatttccacctccaaatccattaaatcatgtacagttgaccacagttgacttttcaactgatagatgaatttggcaatgcatagatcaaactgaaccccaatctcctgatgaaatggaCCAAGGATGAAACCTAGCCTCAATAAGCTTCATAAAACCATGGGATGATCCCCATCTCCaccatagaccccatctcctgatcatgccctgattggcccaatgcaactgattagggttgaccagtggtcaaaaccctaatctcaaggaaaGTGCTTCAACACTCTGATGatatcaaaccatgatgatgatgaatcattg encodes:
- the LOC127126347 gene encoding uncharacterized protein LOC127126347; translation: MRAGLKHDVVYSFFNPEIDELRDMIALITPDHVGMFRESYGSILKMVFRLTDSDRSAIHTLLQFYDPGLRCFVFPDYLLGPLMEDYASILGVQIRDQIPFCAIRREPDVLGISRALYLSPEIVKEGLKEKGKLPGFHLSFLEAKAKEHAAVGDWKTVCALIAASIYGVILFPNQKSFVDHNAIRLFMQRNPIPTLIGDVYYSVHNRNEKRRGGLIRCCAQLLFRWFMGYLPSRGAFAHLDPSVKWSFRLMGLQADDIAWTHNGLAGRDFIYSCGAFPNVPLIGVQGCINYNPTLLRRQMGFAMEVPPLECETQESFYFPVEGNQAKLMQVSGAWRNIQRKGKVPFGKVNCRYFPLFEDWLRKRIEVTHLPFPGGDPVCLRIEGPSSSVSMEEFLETKRARERLLAEKAELERSVARFQTANQEIKVKMEDQDKRHALEAKRFEMDTAYYGKISQALASSAKEHDITKERLARASKVIEDEKRRKILVKDQRDDRVRVLIAEWEAKLQVKESEKLKIIAERDHYRVERDHYFRQMKIHQKEVRRLQQENTELRFAVEFAKMEDEIGPSVGPSSG